The Chloroflexota bacterium genomic interval AACGCGCCACGCGCAACGTGCGATGCACCCTGAAAGGTGCATCGCACGTTAGCGTAGCCCTATTCGCGTGGATTCGCGTTCATTCGCGGTTACGACCCCGCGGGATCGCTTTGCTTCGCTCGCATGGCGCGCAGCGGGCGTAGGGCAGGTTTCCATACCTGCCCCTCTGCACCCGGCGGCTATAGAAAGCCCCCCTACTCAGTGCAGATAGCCACCCTACTTACAGGGTTTGCGTTTTCACACGACTTACGCTATAATAGATTCAAGAGCAGCAAATCTCAACCGTAAGGGGAAGCTCGGATGGAGAATCAGCAGCCGGATGTTGATGCGCAGAATCAGGAGGTGAACCTCAGCACATCGCCCGTTACCCCACCTTCCATGCAAGACCTGCTGGAGCAGGAGCATTTCGGAGTCAAGTCCTTTTCCCGTGGCGAGACCGTGGAAGGGATCATCGTCGCCATCTCCGAGACCGAGATGTTGGTAGACATCGGCGGCAAGTCGGAGGCCATTGTGCCTCAACGAGACTTGGAGTCGTTGGACCCGGAATTCCGCGAGCGCCTGCGGGTGGGCGACAAGGTTGTGGCCGTGGTCATCCGACCCCAAACAACGGAAGGCCACATCGTCGTCTCCCTCGCTCGCGCGGAGATGGAAAAGGATTGGCGGGCAGCGGAGCGCCTCTTCAAAGAGCAGGCGGTCTTTGAGGGCCAGATTGCCGGCTACAACAAAGGCGGGCTGATCGTGCGCATGGGCAAACTGCGCGGATTCATACCGGCTTCCCAGTTGGCCAACGAGCACCAGCGCAGGGCCGACGACAGCGAGCAGGTGTGGGCAGACCTCACCGGCAAGAGCCTGCCGCTGAAGGTCATTGAACTGGACCGCAAGCGTAATCGCCTGATCCTTTCCGAGCGGGCGGCCATGCGGGAGGTGCGCGAGGAGCAGAAGGAGCGGTTGCTGGATTCGCTCCGAGAGGGCGAGGTCCGCAAAGGTACCGTTACCAGCGTCTGCGACTTCGGCGCCTTCGTGGACCTGGGCGGAGCCGACGGGCTGATTCACATCTCGGAGATGGCCTGGGGGCGCATCTCTCATCCGAGCGAGGTCGTCAAGGTTGGGCAGGAGGTGGAGGTTTACGTCCTCAGCGTGGACCGCGCGAAGAAGCGCATCGGGTTGAGCCTGAAGCGCCTGGAGCCTGAGCCGTGGGATTTGGTGGAGCAACACTACAAGGTTGGGCAGTTGGTTGAGGGCGAGATCACAAAACTCACCTCATTCGGCGCTTTCGCCCGCATTGACGACTTCATTGAGGGGCTGATACACATTTCCGAACTTTCGGACGATCGCATTACCCATCCGAAGGAGATCGTGAAGGAAGGGGAGACGCACACGCTGCGCATCATCCGCATTGACCCCCAAAAGCGGAGGATGGGGCTTAGCCTGAAGCGTGTCGCCGATCCCCAGTATGCGGACATAGACTGGCGCGAGGAGTACGCGGCCAGCCTGCAAGACGATTGGGATGAGGAAGACGATGTGGCCGAGGCTGCCGAGGATTCGGCCGAGGCCGTTACCGATGAGCAGGTGGAGGCTTGCCTGAGCGAAGCCGACGACGCCGACACGGATGAGGTTGTAGAACCCGAAGGGGAGGAGTCCAGTTAGGGCGCTTTCTGGCGCTCGCACGCAGACCCGATGTATTCTCTGGATCCCGTCAGCGACGGCGGCTGATCAGGTTGATTCTGGTGCACGAAAATTCGGTCTAGAGGAAGTCCTACCCTATGCGTTTGAGATGGCCCTAGTTCAACCGGACCGGCGCAGCGGAAGCAGAGACATTCAGGGCTGTTTCGCCATAGGGCGGGACAGCCCTGATGTTTTTGGGCTGACCAGGGTTCTGGAAAGATGAGGCGACAATATGGCTACCAAATTTGAACGGTTGTTTTCCGAAGAGGCACGCAGGGCGCTGGCACTGGCGCATGATGAGGCGCTTCGGCTCAAGCATAACTACCTGGGGACGGAGCATCTCCTTCTGGGGTTGATTCGCGAGCAGACGACCGCGGCTCTGATTTTGGCGCAGATGGGCGTGGATTTGGACGAGATTCGGGCCTTGGTGGAGCGGATCGCGGGCCGCGGCGACTACACCGGCCCGGGCAGCCCAACCCTGACCCCCCGAACCCAGCGGGTCATTGAACTGGCCATAGACGAGGCCCAGCGCATGGGCCGCGCCCAGGCCGGCACCGAGCACCTGCTGCTCGGCATCATCCGCGAAGGGCAGGGGGTTGCCATCAGCGTCCTGCGCAAGATGGGCCTGGACCTGGAGCGGGTGCGGCTGCGGGCGACCCAGATGTCCCAGCAGACGGCCATGGCCACCCCCGTCGGCCCCAGGCCGAAGGCCAAGGAGACCCCGCTCATTGACCAGTTGAGCGTGGACCTCACCGCGCTGGCCGCCGAGGGGAAACTGGACCCCGTCATCGGCCGCGAGCGAGAGATAGAGCGGGTCATTCAGATTCTGTCGCGGCGCACCAAGAACAACCCCGCGCTCATCGGCGAGCCGGGCGTGGGCAAGACGGCCATCGTGGAGGGCCTGGCGCAGCGCATCGTCGCCGGCCAGACGCCGCGCCCGCTGCTCAATCGGCGGCTGATCCAACTGGACGTGGGGTCCCTGGTCGCCGGCACCATGTACCGCGGCCAGTTTGAGGAGCGCCTCAAGAAGGTCATTGACGAAATCAAAGGCTCCAAGTGCATCTTGTTCATTGACGAACTGCACATGCTGGTGGGCGCGGGCGCGGCCGGCAGCCAGGTGGACGCGGCCAACATCCTCAAGCCCGCCCTGGCCCGGGGCGAACTCCAGTGCATCGGCGCGACCACCAGCGACGAGTACCGCAAGCATATTGAGAGCGACCCCGCGCTGGAGCGCCGCTTCCAGCCCGTGCGCGTGGACGAGCCGACCGTGGAGGAGACCATCGCCATCCTCAAGGGGATTCGCCCGCGCTACGAGGAGCACCACAACGTGGATATTGACGACGCCGCGCTGGAAGCGGCGGCGCGCCTGGGCGCTCGCTACATTTCCGACCGCTACCTGCCCGACAAGGCCATTGACCTCATTGACGAGGCCGCCTCGCGGGTGCGCATGTACAAGTCGCCGGAAGCCATTCGCCCCATAGACGAGGCGCTCCAGCCGACGGACACAGGCGAACTAGACCTGGGCTGGCCCAAGTCACCCAAGCGCCCGGTGGTTACCGCCGACGACATCGCCGAGATGGTGGCCATGTGGACGGGCATCCCCGTGGCGCGGCTCGCCGGCGAGGAGTCCGAACGCCTGTTGCATATGGAGGAGGCGCTCCATCGGCGCATCGTGGGCCAGGATGAGGCCATCTCTACCATCGCCAAAGCCGTGCGGCGCGCCAGGGCCGGCCTGAAAGACCCCAAGCGCCCCATCGGCTCGTTCATCTTCCTGGGGCCTACCGGCGTCGGCAAGACGGAACTGGCCAAGGCGCTGGCGGAATTCATGTTCGGGAGCGAGGAGGCCCTCCTGCAACTGGACATGTCGGAGTTCATGGAGCGGCACACCGTGTCGCGACTCGTGGGCGCGCCTCCGGGCTACGTGGGCTACGAGGAAGCGGGCCAGTTGACCGAGGCCATACGCCGCCGCCCGTACAGCGTCGTCCTGTTTGACGAGGTGGAGAAGGCCCACCCCGAAGCGTTCAACATGCTCCTGCAGATTATGGAGGACGGCCACCTGTCGGACGCGAAGGGCCACAAGGTGGACTTCCGCAACACCATCATCATCATGACTTCCAACGTCGGGGCCGAACTACTGAACCGCGAGGCCTCGCTGGGCTTCGCCACGCGCCGTGAGACGGCGAAGACCGAAGAGGAAGCCTACCAGCGGATGCGCGACAAGGTTTTGGACGAACTGCGGCGCACTTTCCGCCCGGAGTTCCTGAACCGCGTGGACGCCGTCATCGTGTTCCGCGCGCTGAACCGAGCCCAGATTCAGCAGATTGTGGAACTGGAACTGGGCAAGGTGTGTGAACGGTTGAAGGAGCACGCGCTGTCGCTGGAGGCGACCCAGGCGGCCAAGGAGTTGCTCGCCGAACGCGGATACGAACCGCAATTCGGCGCGCGCCCGCTCCGCCGCGTGATCCAGCAATTGGTGGAAGACCCCCTGTCCGAGGGCGTGCTCGCCGGGCAGTTCGTGAAGGGCGACCACATCCTGGTGGACGTAGAGAACGGCCAGATTACCCTGCGGGCGCTTGACCGCGAGACCGAAATCGCCGCGTCCAGCCCGGCCTAGCCGGGCACAGGCTGCGCCAGGCGTTCAGGGAGCGGGTTGCTTTGCCGAAAGCCAAGACGGTGTACGTGTGTCAGCAGTGCGGGAGCACGTCGCCCAAGTGGGTGGGGCGGTGCCCGGACTGTGGCGAGTGGAACACAATGGTGGAGACGGTGGTGGAACCCGCCCGCCAGAGCGGGGGCCACGCTGCTCCACCGTTGCGGGCCAAGCCCCAACCCATGCGCGAAATCCGCTCCGATGGCTTTGACCGCATTCCCGTGTCCATGGGCGAGATGCAGCGGGTGCTGGGCGGAGGCATCGTCCCGGGGTCCGTGGTGCTCATCGGCGGCGACCCGGGCATCGGAAAGTCCACCCTCCTCCTCCAGATGTCCGCCGACCAGGCCGCGCAGGGGCGGCGGGTGCTCTACGTATCGGGCGAGGAGTCGCCCCAGCAGATCAAGATGCGCGCCCAGCGCCTGGGCTTGGACGGCGATTCCCTCTACGTGCTCTCCGAAACCAGCCTCCAGCAGATCGTAGAGCAGATTGAGCAGATGAAGCCCGGCTTCGTGGTGGTGGATTCGGTGCAGGCCATCTACTCCGAAGATTTGGAATCTTCCGCGGGGAGCGTGAGCCAGGTGCGGGAATGCGCGGCGGCGCTGCAGCGCGTGGCGAAATCGCTGATCATCCCCATCTTCCTGGTGGGGCATGTAACGAAAAGCGGGGTCATTGCGGGGCCGCGCGTCCTGGAACACATCGTGGATACGGTGCTGTACCTGGAAGGCGACCGGTTCCATGCGTATCGCCTGCTGCGCGCGGTCAAAAATCGGTTCGGTTCCACGAACGAAGTGGGCGTCTTCAGCATGGAGGAGCAGGGGCTGGCGGAGGTGGCCAATCCGTCAGAGGCGTTCCTGGCCGAGAGGCTGCCTTCGGCGTCGGGGTCGGCCATCGCGGTAACGATGGAAGGCACGCGCCCGCTCCTGGTGGAGATTCAGGCCCTTGCCAGCACCACCAGTTTCGGGCTTCCGCGCCGCACGGCCAACGGCGTGGACATCAACCGCCTGTTGCTGCTGGTGGCCGTCCTGTCCAAGCGCGTCGGTATCCGATTGGGCGACCAGGACGTTTTTGTGAACGTGGTGGGCGGGATGCGCATCACCGAGCCGGCCGCAGACCTGGCCATTGCCCTGGCCATCGCGTCCAGCGTGCGCGATGTGCCGGTGGCGGCGGACATGGCCATCGTCGGCGAGGTGGGCCTGTCGGGCGAGTTGCGGTCGGTGAGCCAGACCGAGCGGCGGCTGATAGAAGCGGCGCGCCTGGGCTTCCGCCGCTGCCTGATCCCGAAGACGGGGACACGCGCGCGCAACATCCCGTCGGGGCTGGCGGTGCTGGAGACCCGCACACTGGACGAGGCGCTGGAAGTCGCCCTGGCGCAATAGCGGCAGCCCAAACACGTAGGGCGGCTTTCCATAGCCGCCGGCGGCAGAGGGCAGGTATGGAAACCTGCCCTACACGCTGGACGAGGCGCTGGAAGTCGCCCTGGCGCGATAGCGTTGACTTTTCGCGCAAGTTGTGGTATCATTTGCCTAGATATTCTTATCTTGATATTCGGGTTCATTTTCGCGCCTGCCGCGAGGGCGGCAAAAGGTTTCTCTATCATCCCAGGCACTTATCGGTCCATCGTCTTCCGAGAGTCGGTCTAGGCGTTGCTGTCAATCGCAGGTTCGGATCACGAAGAGTGCACGGGATGTGCACTCTTTGTATTTTGCATGGGGGAGAGAACGGCAACTTGTAGCAAGGAGGTGCGTTCGCTAGCATTGACGATGTGCTAAGAACCAACCCGCAATACGGAATTATGGGGGAGGATTTATGACCGGCGAGTTTATCGTGCGTATCATCGGCATGATCGTCATGGGGTTGCTGGGCTGGGAGGTTGGCGTCCTGCTCGGAGGGCGGACGGACACACAATCGGTGCGCTACGTGCTCACGCTCTCGCTGGCGGGGGCCGCCCTGGGGCTGCTCATCACCCCCTACCTGGTGCTGCGCCCCATTCGCAACTTTCGCAATTCCATCCGCACGGCTTCGGCCCAGCAGGTGCTATCGGGCATGGCGGGGTTGGTCGTTGGCCTCATCGCCTCGGCGCTGCTCGCATTGCCGCTTTCGTTTCTGCCGTCGCCGTGGGGCCGGGCGCTGCCCGCCGTGTTCGCCGTGATTCTCGGCTACCTGGGCACCTTCATCGGCGTGGTACGCCACAGGGACTTCTTCGCGCTCCTGAGCGGGCGGTTGAGCCGAGAGGTCAGCCGCGAGGACAATATCGTCCTCCTGGATACGAGCGTTATCATTGATGGCCGCATCGCCGACATCAGCCACACGGGCTTCATCAGCGGCACGATGATCGTGCCCCGATTCGTGCTCAACGAGATTCAGCACATTGCCGACTCGCCCGACCCCCTGCGGCGCGCGCGCGGGCGGCGTGGGCTAGACATGCTCAACCGACTGCAAAAGGAGTCCGTCGTCCCCATTCGGGTCGCCGACCTGGACATTGAGGACGTGCGCGACGTGGACGACAAACTGGTGATGCTGGCCAAGCGGCTGCGCAGCCCCATCATCACCAACGACTACAACCTGAACCGCGTGGCCGAACTCCAGGGCGTAACGGTACTCAACATCAACGAACTGGCCAACGCCGTGCGGGCGGTGGTGCTGCCTGGGGAAACCCTGAGCGTGAGCATCATCCAGGAAGGCAAGGAACTGGGCCAGGGTGTGGGCTACCTGGACGACGGCACCATGGTAGTGGTGGAGAACGGCCGCCGCCACATTGGCCAGACCATCACCGTCGTCGTTACGAAGGTGCTGCAAACGGCCGCAGGGCGCATGATCTTCGCCCAGATTGAGGGCGCACGGTAGGGGGTGCCCTGCGGGGAACAAACCGAAGCATTCCCGTGGAGACAACCGATGTTCCGATATGGCCTACTGCGACGGAGCGCGTGCAAGTGCATCTGTACATGGGGAAGGCGCTGACGAGGCCCTTCCCAATTCCCTGCGACTTCTGTAAACACTATTGGGTGTGGAGGTAAACCATGGCGCTCCGAGTTTTCAATTCACTGTCGCGACAACTGGAACTTTTTGAACCCATCCACGAGGGACGGGTGGGAATCTACGTCTGCGGCCCGACGGTGCACAACGATGCCCATCTGGGCCACGGCAAAACCTACGTCAACTTTGACACGGTCGTTCGCTACCTGCGATACCTGGGGTACAAGGTGCTCCACGTGCAGAACATCACCGACGTGGGCCACCTGCTGGACACGGGCGAGGATCGCATCCTCAAGGGGGCCAAGCGCGAGAAACTCAACCCCTGGGTGCTGGTGGAGTACTACGAGCGGCGCTTCTTCCGCGACATGGACACCCTGAACGTAACCCGCCCCGACATCACGCCCCACGCCACCTGCCACATCCCGGAGCAGATTGAACTCGTCAAGACATTGATAGAGAAAGGCTACGCCTACGAGGTCAACGGATCGGTGTATTTCTCCGTCCGCAAGTGGCCGGAGTACGGCAAGCTGTCCGGCCGCAAGGTGGACGAACTGATAGAGGGCGCGCGGGTGGAAGTGCTGCCGGAAAAGCGCGACCCGGCCGACTTCGCCCTGTGGAAACGCGCCGAGCCGGAGCATATCATGCAGTGGCCCAGCCCGTGGGGCATGGGATTCCCCGGCTGGCACATTGAGTGCTCGGCCATGTCCACCAAGTACCTGGGGCAGCCCTTTGACATCCACGGCGGCGGGATGGAGAACAAGTTCCCCCATCACGAGTGCGAGATCGCCCAGAGCGAGGCGGCCACCGGCAAGCCGTTCGCCAAGTACTGGCTGCACAACGGGATGCTCATGATTCGCGGCGAGGAGATGCACAAGTCGCTGGGCAACTTCATCACGCTGGAGCAGGCGTTCCAGCAGTACGCGCCGATGACCATCCGCTTCTTCATCCTGGGCAGCCACTACCGAAGCCCGCTGGACGTAACCGACGAGGCGCTCGCCGCGGCAGCGCGGGGCGTGGAGCGGCTGTACGGGACCATGCGCCGCGTCCGCGCCCAGGTGGACGAGGCCCAGTCGGGGCCGGTGTCGGAGACCGTCGCCAGCCTTGTCGCGGACGCGGAAGCCCGCTTCCGCGAGGCGATGGACGACGACTTCAACACGGCCAACGCGCTGGCCGTCCTGTTTGACCTGAACCGCGAGGTCAACAAGATGATGCACGAGGGCGCTCCTATCAGCCGCGAGTCGTGGCAGCAAGTGGACGCGCTCTACGGCCGACTCGTGGGAGACGTGTTGGGCCTCATAACGCCCGAAACGTACCAGACGCAGACTGCCGGCCTGACCGACGACCTGCTTCGGCTGCTGGTGGAGACCCGCGCCGAACTGCGCCAGGCCAAACAGTGGGCGCTGGCCGACCGCATCCGCGACCGACTGGGCGCTCTCGGCGTGGCCCTGGAGGACCGGCCCGACGGCACGACCTGGCGCATTCGGCCGCCCGAAGCGGGCGAGGAGGAATAGTCCTGGCCGATGGGCGGACCGTTCTCACCGCCGTGGGGACCGAGACACAGAGGGGGTAAGGGCGCGGAGAAAGCCCTCTGTGTGGGAGATTTTGCTCACACAAGGCACGGAGAACGCGGAGGCCGGGGATTCTCCGCGCTCTCGGCGTGCTCCGCGGTGTGAAGCATTGGGGACTGCGTAGGCGACCCATCAGGGCGAGAGAGGACTTCCATGCCCGGCTTTGAGGTGCTGTACGGACGGAACGCCGTGCTGGAAAGCCTGCGGGCAAACCGGCGGCGGTTCTACCGCCTGCTCCTGGCACAGAGCGCGGCCGCCGGGGGCGCGGTGGGCGACATCCTCGCGGAAGCGCGCGCCCGCAACGTGCCCCATGTGGCCGTGGACCGCGCTGCGCTGGACAAACTGGTGAGCAAGGACGCGGGCCACCATCAAGGCGTGGCGCTGGAGGTCAGCGCGTACCCCTACGTGCCCTGGCAGGAGGCGCTCCGCGCGTGCCTACAACGCCAGGAGATGCCGCTGTTCCTTGTGCTGGACTGTCTTCAGGATCCCCAGAATCTGGGTAGCCTTCTGCGAACCGCCGAGGCCGTGGGCGTCCACGGCGTCGTCATCCCCAAGCGCCGCGCGGTGGAGGTTACGCCCGCCGTGGTGAACGCATCGGCCGGCGCCACGGAATATCTGAATGTGGACATCGTGAGCAACCTGGCGCAGACGCTGGAGGAGATGAAGCGGGCGAACCTGTGGGCCGTGGGCCTGGAAGCCGCGCCAGGGGCGCTCGTGTACGCCGAGGCCGACCTGGACCGCCCGCTGGCGCTGGTGGTCGGCAGCGAGGGGAGCGGTGTCAGCCGCCTGCTCCGCGACCGCTGCGACTTTCTCATTCGCCTGCCCATGCGGGGCAGGGTAGGCTCGCTGAACGCGGCTGTGGCGGGTTCGGTGGCCCTGTACGAAGTCGTCCGCCAGCGCCAGGGCGGATGACGCGGTTGTCGCGTGCGCGGCCGGTCGCCATTGTGAGCGCGGCGAAGCAGTCTCGGAGGAGTGCGACCGCGAATCACGCGAATGGGGTTGGGGTGCTGACCTCACCCCCTCGGCTGAAGGCCGGGGGTGAGGCGCGTGGGACGCCCGCCGGAATCCACGGATCGGGTAGCACGGACTGTGCCGACGGGAGATTCGCGATGCCGCGCGTTTGGGGTCTCCGACGGGTCGCGTTATAATGTGCGACGGGTCTCGGGTGGCCCGCTCGCAAAGAAATCTCGCGGGGAAGGTGGAGTCTCGTTGAAGAAGATTTGCGTCATCGGCGCCGGCTATGTGGGGTTGACCACAGGCACCTGCTTTGCAGACCTAGGGAATCTGGTTACCATCGTGGATATTGACGAGCGCAAGGTGGAGAACCTGCGCCAGGGCGTGCTGCCCATCTACGAGCCTGGGCTGGAGGAAATCGTCCGCCGCAACGCGCAGTCGGGCCGCCTGCGGTTCACCACATCCTACGCCGAAGGCATCCGCGACGCCGAGTTCGTCTTCATCGCCGTGGGCACGCCGTCGGGCGCGGAGGGCGAGGCCGACTTGCGCTACGTGCGGCAGGCTGCCGAGGCCATCGCCGAAGTGATGGATCACCCCATCGTGATCGTGAACAAGAGCACCGTCCCCATCGGCACGGGCGACTGGGTGGCCGACATTGTGAACAAGCACAAGAAGAACGACGTGCCCTTCGCCGTGGTGTCCAACCCCGAATTCCTCCGCGAGGGTTCGGCCGTCTACGATTTCATGAACCCCGACCGCGTGGTGCTGGGTTCGCTGAACCGCGAAGCCGCCGAGCAGGTGGCGCAGTTGTACCTGTCGCTCCGCGCCCCCATCGTCATCACCGACCTGCGCACGGCCGAGATGATCAAGTATGCGTCCAACGCGTTCCTGGCCAACCGAATCTCGTTCATCAACGAAATCGCGTCCATCTGCGAGGCCCTGGGCGCCGACGTGAAAGAAGTGGCCGCGGGCATGGGCTACGACAAGCGCATCGGGCCTTCGTTCCTAGACGCGGGCATCGGCTTCGGCGGGTCGTGCTTCCCCAAGGATGTAAAGGCGCTGGCGCACATGGCCGCCATCCACGGCTGCCATCCCCAACTGCTGCGCGCCGTCCTGGAGATCAACCGCGACCAGCGCCGACGCCTGGTGCAGAAACTCCGCGACATCCTCGGCTCGCTGGACGAGC includes:
- a CDS encoding S1 RNA-binding domain-containing protein, with the protein product MENQQPDVDAQNQEVNLSTSPVTPPSMQDLLEQEHFGVKSFSRGETVEGIIVAISETEMLVDIGGKSEAIVPQRDLESLDPEFRERLRVGDKVVAVVIRPQTTEGHIVVSLARAEMEKDWRAAERLFKEQAVFEGQIAGYNKGGLIVRMGKLRGFIPASQLANEHQRRADDSEQVWADLTGKSLPLKVIELDRKRNRLILSERAAMREVREEQKERLLDSLREGEVRKGTVTSVCDFGAFVDLGGADGLIHISEMAWGRISHPSEVVKVGQEVEVYVLSVDRAKKRIGLSLKRLEPEPWDLVEQHYKVGQLVEGEITKLTSFGAFARIDDFIEGLIHISELSDDRITHPKEIVKEGETHTLRIIRIDPQKRRMGLSLKRVADPQYADIDWREEYAASLQDDWDEEDDVAEAAEDSAEAVTDEQVEACLSEADDADTDEVVEPEGEESS
- a CDS encoding ATP-dependent Clp protease ATP-binding subunit, whose protein sequence is MATKFERLFSEEARRALALAHDEALRLKHNYLGTEHLLLGLIREQTTAALILAQMGVDLDEIRALVERIAGRGDYTGPGSPTLTPRTQRVIELAIDEAQRMGRAQAGTEHLLLGIIREGQGVAISVLRKMGLDLERVRLRATQMSQQTAMATPVGPRPKAKETPLIDQLSVDLTALAAEGKLDPVIGREREIERVIQILSRRTKNNPALIGEPGVGKTAIVEGLAQRIVAGQTPRPLLNRRLIQLDVGSLVAGTMYRGQFEERLKKVIDEIKGSKCILFIDELHMLVGAGAAGSQVDAANILKPALARGELQCIGATTSDEYRKHIESDPALERRFQPVRVDEPTVEETIAILKGIRPRYEEHHNVDIDDAALEAAARLGARYISDRYLPDKAIDLIDEAASRVRMYKSPEAIRPIDEALQPTDTGELDLGWPKSPKRPVVTADDIAEMVAMWTGIPVARLAGEESERLLHMEEALHRRIVGQDEAISTIAKAVRRARAGLKDPKRPIGSFIFLGPTGVGKTELAKALAEFMFGSEEALLQLDMSEFMERHTVSRLVGAPPGYVGYEEAGQLTEAIRRRPYSVVLFDEVEKAHPEAFNMLLQIMEDGHLSDAKGHKVDFRNTIIIMTSNVGAELLNREASLGFATRRETAKTEEEAYQRMRDKVLDELRRTFRPEFLNRVDAVIVFRALNRAQIQQIVELELGKVCERLKEHALSLEATQAAKELLAERGYEPQFGARPLRRVIQQLVEDPLSEGVLAGQFVKGDHILVDVENGQITLRALDRETEIAASSPA
- the radA gene encoding DNA repair protein RadA, which gives rise to MPKAKTVYVCQQCGSTSPKWVGRCPDCGEWNTMVETVVEPARQSGGHAAPPLRAKPQPMREIRSDGFDRIPVSMGEMQRVLGGGIVPGSVVLIGGDPGIGKSTLLLQMSADQAAQGRRVLYVSGEESPQQIKMRAQRLGLDGDSLYVLSETSLQQIVEQIEQMKPGFVVVDSVQAIYSEDLESSAGSVSQVRECAAALQRVAKSLIIPIFLVGHVTKSGVIAGPRVLEHIVDTVLYLEGDRFHAYRLLRAVKNRFGSTNEVGVFSMEEQGLAEVANPSEAFLAERLPSASGSAIAVTMEGTRPLLVEIQALASTTSFGLPRRTANGVDINRLLLLVAVLSKRVGIRLGDQDVFVNVVGGMRITEPAADLAIALAIASSVRDVPVAADMAIVGEVGLSGELRSVSQTERRLIEAARLGFRRCLIPKTGTRARNIPSGLAVLETRTLDEALEVALAQ
- a CDS encoding TRAM domain-containing protein — translated: MTGEFIVRIIGMIVMGLLGWEVGVLLGGRTDTQSVRYVLTLSLAGAALGLLITPYLVLRPIRNFRNSIRTASAQQVLSGMAGLVVGLIASALLALPLSFLPSPWGRALPAVFAVILGYLGTFIGVVRHRDFFALLSGRLSREVSREDNIVLLDTSVIIDGRIADISHTGFISGTMIVPRFVLNEIQHIADSPDPLRRARGRRGLDMLNRLQKESVVPIRVADLDIEDVRDVDDKLVMLAKRLRSPIITNDYNLNRVAELQGVTVLNINELANAVRAVVLPGETLSVSIIQEGKELGQGVGYLDDGTMVVVENGRRHIGQTITVVVTKVLQTAAGRMIFAQIEGAR
- a CDS encoding cysteine--tRNA ligase; its protein translation is MALRVFNSLSRQLELFEPIHEGRVGIYVCGPTVHNDAHLGHGKTYVNFDTVVRYLRYLGYKVLHVQNITDVGHLLDTGEDRILKGAKREKLNPWVLVEYYERRFFRDMDTLNVTRPDITPHATCHIPEQIELVKTLIEKGYAYEVNGSVYFSVRKWPEYGKLSGRKVDELIEGARVEVLPEKRDPADFALWKRAEPEHIMQWPSPWGMGFPGWHIECSAMSTKYLGQPFDIHGGGMENKFPHHECEIAQSEAATGKPFAKYWLHNGMLMIRGEEMHKSLGNFITLEQAFQQYAPMTIRFFILGSHYRSPLDVTDEALAAAARGVERLYGTMRRVRAQVDEAQSGPVSETVASLVADAEARFREAMDDDFNTANALAVLFDLNREVNKMMHEGAPISRESWQQVDALYGRLVGDVLGLITPETYQTQTAGLTDDLLRLLVETRAELRQAKQWALADRIRDRLGALGVALEDRPDGTTWRIRPPEAGEEE
- the rlmB gene encoding 23S rRNA (guanosine(2251)-2'-O)-methyltransferase RlmB, coding for MPGFEVLYGRNAVLESLRANRRRFYRLLLAQSAAAGGAVGDILAEARARNVPHVAVDRAALDKLVSKDAGHHQGVALEVSAYPYVPWQEALRACLQRQEMPLFLVLDCLQDPQNLGSLLRTAEAVGVHGVVIPKRRAVEVTPAVVNASAGATEYLNVDIVSNLAQTLEEMKRANLWAVGLEAAPGALVYAEADLDRPLALVVGSEGSGVSRLLRDRCDFLIRLPMRGRVGSLNAAVAGSVALYEVVRQRQGG
- a CDS encoding UDP-glucose/GDP-mannose dehydrogenase family protein, with the translated sequence MKKICVIGAGYVGLTTGTCFADLGNLVTIVDIDERKVENLRQGVLPIYEPGLEEIVRRNAQSGRLRFTTSYAEGIRDAEFVFIAVGTPSGAEGEADLRYVRQAAEAIAEVMDHPIVIVNKSTVPIGTGDWVADIVNKHKKNDVPFAVVSNPEFLREGSAVYDFMNPDRVVLGSLNREAAEQVAQLYLSLRAPIVITDLRTAEMIKYASNAFLANRISFINEIASICEALGADVKEVAAGMGYDKRIGPSFLDAGIGFGGSCFPKDVKALAHMAAIHGCHPQLLRAVLEINRDQRRRLVQKLRDILGSLDEQVIGVLGLAFKPNTDDMREAPAVEIIHLLQNEGATIRAYDPVAMNNAKEMLDGVIF